Proteins from a genomic interval of Ferrovibrio terrae:
- a CDS encoding GntR family transcriptional regulator, which yields MKLIRPKSLKELVVEEMRTRIIDGRLRLGAGLSENTLAAELGISKTPVREALQQLKLEGLVEVQPQRGTYVFRLAPEQVVAISELREVLEVAAIAAAIERHHDALVLRMSRIFDGMKAAFDADDNAAYRTLDGEYHDAIIELCGNPYISSAYSLIGFRIQALRSRLSHEASLNKLSIKDHREMLKLVKTRDVPALQALMRGHINQTKQSYLDVLERRDFISDEQEKAS from the coding sequence ATGAAACTGATACGGCCGAAATCGCTGAAGGAACTGGTAGTCGAGGAGATGCGGACCCGCATCATCGACGGCCGCCTGCGGCTGGGCGCCGGCCTGTCGGAAAACACGCTGGCTGCCGAGCTGGGGATTTCCAAGACGCCGGTGCGCGAGGCGCTGCAGCAGCTGAAGCTGGAGGGCCTGGTCGAGGTGCAGCCGCAGCGCGGCACTTACGTCTTTCGTCTCGCGCCCGAACAGGTGGTGGCGATTTCCGAATTACGCGAAGTGCTGGAGGTCGCTGCCATCGCCGCCGCGATCGAACGTCATCACGATGCGCTGGTGCTGCGCATGTCGCGTATTTTCGATGGCATGAAGGCCGCCTTCGATGCCGACGACAACGCGGCCTACCGCACGCTGGACGGCGAATATCACGACGCGATCATAGAGCTGTGCGGCAACCCCTATATCAGTTCGGCCTACAGCCTGATCGGTTTCCGCATCCAGGCGCTGCGCTCGCGTCTGTCGCATGAAGCCTCGCTGAACAAGCTGTCGATCAAGGACCATCGCGAGATGCTGAAACTGGTGAAGACGCGCGATGTGCCGGCGCTGCAGGCGCTGATGCGCGGCCATATCAACCAGACCAAGCAATCCTATCTCGACGTGCTGGAACGTCGAGATTTTATCAGTGACGAGCAGGAGAAGGCGTCTTGA
- the coaE gene encoding dephospho-CoA kinase (Dephospho-CoA kinase (CoaE) performs the final step in coenzyme A biosynthesis.) — MKKIGLTGSIGMGKTTVAKMFAARGIPVFDADAGVHQLYAKGGAAVEPVGAAFPGVVKDGAIDRAALSAAVVGKPAEIKKLESIVHPLVATLREDFLRQAEASGAAMAVLEIQMLLEGSSAKQLDAIVVVSAPADVQRARALARPGMTEDKLAGILSNQMPDAEKRARADHVIDTGVTLAETEAQVAELIETLNTKAGR; from the coding sequence ATGAAAAAGATCGGCCTCACCGGCTCCATCGGCATGGGCAAGACCACGGTGGCGAAGATGTTCGCCGCGCGCGGTATCCCGGTTTTCGATGCCGATGCCGGCGTGCACCAGCTTTATGCCAAAGGCGGCGCCGCGGTCGAACCGGTCGGTGCGGCCTTCCCGGGTGTCGTGAAGGATGGCGCAATTGATCGCGCGGCCTTGTCGGCCGCCGTGGTCGGCAAGCCGGCCGAGATCAAAAAACTCGAAAGCATCGTGCATCCGCTGGTGGCCACGCTGCGCGAGGATTTCCTGCGCCAGGCCGAAGCGAGCGGCGCGGCCATGGCCGTGCTGGAAATTCAGATGCTGCTGGAAGGCAGCAGCGCGAAACAGCTCGACGCCATCGTGGTGGTCAGCGCGCCTGCAGATGTACAGCGCGCGCGCGCGCTGGCGCGGCCGGGCATGACGGAAGACAAACTCGCCGGCATCCTGTCGAACCAGATGCCGGATGCGGAAAAACGCGCCCGCGCCGATCATGTCATCGACACCGGCGTCACCCTGGCAGAGACAGAGGCGCAGGTGGCGGAACTGATCGAAACCCTCAATACGAAAGCTGGGCGCTGA
- a CDS encoding type II toxin-antitoxin system Phd/YefM family antitoxin, with the protein MKIQVNIHEAKTTLSKLIEAAERGEEVVIARAGKPAVRLVMAQTDAAKPKRRRGFGAWKGKVWYAPDYDQADAEIEKDFYSTPVFPDEKA; encoded by the coding sequence ATGAAAATTCAGGTTAATATCCACGAAGCCAAAACCACCCTCTCCAAGCTGATTGAAGCGGCGGAGCGGGGCGAAGAGGTTGTGATCGCGCGGGCCGGCAAGCCGGCCGTAAGACTGGTCATGGCTCAAACCGATGCGGCGAAGCCGAAACGGCGGCGCGGCTTCGGTGCCTGGAAAGGCAAGGTCTGGTATGCCCCGGATTACGATCAGGCCGATGCCGAAATCGAAAAGGACTTTTACAGCACGCCGGTTTTCCCGGACGAGAAAGCGTAG
- a CDS encoding hybrid sensor histidine kinase/response regulator, with protein MNPAQATMRRAILFCVVYIGAIMLPLIGLNHYVYTALRQAAITEETGDLERQGEIRAQEIENSLLNVQFGLEKIELLWLADGNNSARMHLKLKQLEEQLPYVRALGVVDGAGAGLFSSRMHPVRPYSAAGLASFARLRDSDERFLFSGPTKNTIDGNWQLTMSMAVRHPDGSLKGVIGAIIDPYSYSKSFESAVGHGDNVTLLTNDFTLIARYPWREADVGTRRQVDAYDAFAASGAREHSGIYANPFTGEDRIVAVRRIFGDRMVLSTSRSLEEGIANWRSLATIISVISLLVMLSGIIALAVGLRALADRESRARMLANLNADLQEQTARAEKLATVKSEFLATMSHEIRTPMNGVLGMAQALENMPLDATTRDYVGVIRESAESLLGIINDILDYSRLEAGKMKVAPSAIRLRTLMDSMSALFSSACTQKKLSLRVEIDPAAPVSIESDPVRLRQILVNLVGNAVKFTSHGGIVLRVKPVTLAGGVDGIRFEIEDTGPGISEAALNSIFERFSQEDASTSRRFGGTGLGLAICRRLCELLGGVIDCESERGRGSLFWFEIPAELVEDHEPLLQQASASPDYRTKRPRVLCVDDNHVNRRVVETLLKPLCDKLVLVSSGAAALQAAESQEFDVVLLDIHMPEMDGIETHRHLRSLPQGARQRIIALTADVVPEALARYEVAGFDAILAKPIEIDKLLAAIGLPAAKPA; from the coding sequence ATGAACCCGGCCCAAGCCACCATGCGTCGCGCCATCCTTTTCTGCGTCGTCTATATCGGCGCGATCATGCTGCCGCTGATCGGGCTCAATCACTACGTCTATACGGCCCTGCGCCAGGCGGCGATCACCGAAGAGACCGGCGACCTTGAGCGCCAGGGCGAAATCCGCGCCCAGGAAATCGAAAACTCGTTGCTGAACGTGCAGTTCGGGCTGGAGAAGATCGAACTGCTCTGGCTGGCGGACGGTAACAATTCGGCGCGGATGCATCTGAAACTCAAGCAGCTCGAAGAACAGCTGCCTTATGTCCGCGCGCTCGGCGTGGTCGATGGCGCCGGCGCCGGCCTGTTTTCGTCGCGCATGCATCCGGTGCGGCCCTACAGCGCCGCCGGCCTCGCCTCCTTCGCACGGCTGCGCGACTCCGACGAACGCTTCCTGTTCTCCGGCCCGACCAAGAACACCATCGACGGCAATTGGCAGCTGACGATGAGCATGGCGGTACGCCATCCCGACGGCAGCCTGAAGGGCGTGATCGGCGCGATTATCGACCCTTACAGTTATTCCAAGTCCTTTGAAAGTGCGGTCGGCCACGGCGACAACGTCACCTTGCTGACCAACGACTTCACTCTCATCGCCCGCTATCCCTGGCGTGAAGCGGATGTTGGCACCCGGCGTCAGGTCGATGCCTATGACGCTTTCGCCGCCAGCGGCGCGCGGGAGCACAGCGGGATCTATGCCAATCCTTTCACCGGCGAGGACCGCATCGTTGCCGTGCGCCGCATTTTTGGCGACCGGATGGTGCTGTCGACCTCGCGTTCACTCGAAGAGGGCATTGCCAACTGGCGCTCGTTGGCCACCATCATCAGCGTGATCTCGCTGCTCGTGATGCTCAGTGGCATTATCGCGCTGGCGGTCGGCTTGCGTGCTCTGGCCGACCGCGAAAGCCGTGCGCGCATGCTGGCCAATCTGAATGCCGACCTGCAGGAGCAGACCGCGCGCGCTGAAAAACTCGCCACGGTGAAAAGCGAATTTCTCGCCACCATGAGCCATGAAATCCGCACGCCGATGAATGGCGTGCTCGGCATGGCGCAGGCGCTGGAAAATATGCCGCTGGATGCCACGACGCGCGACTATGTCGGCGTGATCCGGGAATCGGCCGAAAGCCTGCTCGGCATCATCAACGACATCCTCGACTATTCGCGGCTTGAAGCCGGCAAGATGAAGGTCGCACCCAGCGCGATCCGCCTGCGCACCCTGATGGACTCAATGTCGGCGCTGTTTTCCTCGGCCTGCACGCAGAAGAAGCTCAGCCTGCGTGTCGAGATCGACCCCGCTGCGCCGGTGAGTATCGAAAGCGATCCGGTGCGCCTGCGCCAGATCCTCGTCAATCTGGTCGGCAATGCGGTCAAATTCACCTCGCATGGCGGTATCGTGCTGCGGGTGAAACCGGTGACGCTGGCGGGCGGCGTTGACGGGATTCGCTTCGAGATCGAGGATACCGGCCCCGGCATCTCGGAGGCGGCGCTGAACTCGATCTTCGAGCGCTTTTCGCAGGAAGATGCCTCGACCTCGCGGCGTTTTGGTGGCACCGGCCTTGGACTGGCGATCTGTCGCCGGCTCTGCGAACTGCTGGGCGGCGTGATCGACTGTGAAAGCGAGCGGGGCCGCGGCTCGCTGTTCTGGTTCGAAATCCCTGCCGAACTGGTCGAAGACCATGAGCCTTTACTGCAGCAGGCTTCTGCCAGTCCGGACTACCGCACCAAGCGGCCGCGCGTGCTCTGCGTTGACGACAACCATGTCAACCGTCGCGTTGTCGAAACCCTGCTCAAGCCGCTCTGCGACAAGCTGGTGCTGGTTAGCAGCGGTGCGGCTGCATTGCAGGCCGCCGAAAGCCAGGAATTCGATGTCGTGCTGCTGGATATCCATATGCCGGAAATGGACGGCATCGAAACGCATCGTCATCTGCGCAGCCTGCCACAGGGCGCCCGCCAGCGTATCATCGCGCTGACCGCCGATGTGGTGCCTGAAGCGCTGGCGCGCTACGAGGTCGCCGGCTTCGACGCCATCCTCGCCAAGCCGATCGAGATCGACAAGCTGCTGGCCGCCATTGGCCTGCCGGCAGCAAAGCCGGCCTGA
- the secB gene encoding protein-export chaperone SecB, protein MTDTANPPPGFDPNAAPHFGLSAQYTKDLSFEHPMAPRTFSMQGAPQISVNVGTSAERVNDTLFEVTLRILCEAKHGEEVAFLVDLHYAGLFTLANIPAEHVEPLLLVEAPRLLFPFARRIVADATRDGGMPPLMLDPIDFMQQFQRSKQAEGQAGNA, encoded by the coding sequence ATGACCGACACCGCCAATCCGCCGCCGGGTTTCGACCCCAACGCCGCCCCGCATTTCGGCCTGAGCGCGCAATACACCAAGGATCTCTCGTTCGAGCATCCGATGGCGCCGCGCACCTTCAGCATGCAGGGCGCGCCGCAGATTTCGGTGAATGTCGGCACCTCGGCCGAGCGCGTGAACGACACGCTGTTCGAAGTGACGCTGCGCATCCTGTGCGAAGCCAAGCATGGCGAGGAAGTCGCCTTCCTGGTCGACCTGCATTATGCCGGCCTGTTCACGCTGGCCAATATTCCGGCCGAACATGTCGAACCGCTGCTGCTGGTCGAAGCGCCGCGTCTGCTGTTCCCCTTCGCCCGCCGCATCGTCGCCGATGCGACGCGCGACGGCGGCATGCCGCCGCTGATGCTGGATCCGATCGATTTCATGCAGCAGTTCCAGCGCAGCAAGCAGGCCGAAGGCCAGGCTGGCAACGCGTAA
- the mltA gene encoding murein transglycosylase A — protein MRRGLALLTLLLVAACAPKAPPPAPPAIAFQPARFTDLPGYNADRVAEALPALSRSCARMMPRNERGLDSHDRYGTGNDWKPFCTALTALPQGDDAALRRLIESELQPVAVIGDGKPEGLFTGYYEPLVRGSRQKQGAYVTPLYRQPPDLVQVDLGEFRDSLKGQRIAGRVRDGRLRPYEDRGQIDAGALNNKNLELVWLDDASDAFFLQVQGSGLVQLDTGQRLRVGFAAQNGHPYVAIGRVMIDRGTLTREDVSMQAIRAWLRANPAAAPELLQQNPSYVFFRELPAPKDDLDGPPGAQGVALVPGRSLAVDRSHFALGLPVWVAATRPAVETTADAVPFQRLMVAQDTGGAIRGAVRGDVFWGAGAPAENIAGRMKHPGRTWLLLPKAVATKLVSLS, from the coding sequence ATGCGGCGTGGCCTGGCGCTTCTCACACTTCTGCTTGTCGCTGCCTGCGCGCCCAAGGCGCCACCACCCGCGCCGCCGGCCATCGCCTTCCAGCCTGCCCGCTTCACGGATCTGCCCGGCTACAACGCTGACCGCGTGGCCGAGGCGCTGCCGGCGTTGAGCCGCAGCTGCGCGCGCATGATGCCGCGCAACGAACGCGGCCTCGACAGCCACGATCGCTACGGTACCGGCAACGACTGGAAACCCTTCTGCACGGCGCTGACTGCGCTGCCGCAGGGCGACGATGCCGCCCTGCGCCGCCTGATCGAAAGCGAATTGCAGCCGGTCGCCGTGATCGGCGACGGCAAGCCTGAAGGACTGTTCACCGGCTATTACGAACCGCTGGTGCGCGGCAGCCGGCAGAAACAGGGCGCTTACGTCACACCGCTGTATCGCCAGCCGCCCGATCTGGTGCAGGTCGATCTCGGCGAATTCCGCGACAGCCTGAAGGGCCAGCGCATCGCCGGCCGCGTGCGCGACGGCCGCCTGCGGCCCTATGAGGATCGCGGCCAGATCGATGCCGGCGCGCTCAATAACAAGAATCTCGAACTGGTCTGGCTCGACGACGCCTCGGATGCCTTCTTCCTGCAGGTGCAGGGCTCTGGCCTGGTGCAGCTCGATACCGGGCAGCGCCTGCGCGTCGGCTTTGCCGCTCAGAACGGCCACCCGTATGTGGCCATCGGCCGTGTGATGATCGATCGCGGCACGCTGACCCGCGAAGATGTCTCGATGCAGGCGATCCGCGCCTGGCTGCGTGCCAATCCCGCGGCTGCGCCCGAATTGCTGCAGCAGAACCCATCCTACGTGTTCTTCCGCGAACTGCCGGCGCCGAAGGATGATCTCGACGGACCGCCCGGTGCGCAGGGCGTGGCGCTGGTGCCGGGCCGCAGCCTGGCGGTCGACCGCAGCCATTTCGCGCTCGGTCTGCCGGTCTGGGTCGCGGCAACGCGTCCGGCGGTGGAAACCACCGCAGATGCCGTGCCGTTCCAGCGCCTGATGGTGGCGCAGGATACCGGCGGCGCGATCCGTGGCGCCGTGCGTGGCGATGTGTTCTGGGGGGCGGGTGCGCCGGCTGAAAACATTGCCGGCCGCATGAAGCATCCGGGCCGCACCTGGCTGCTGCTGCCGAAGGCCGTGGCCACCAAACTGGTTTCGCTGTCTTAA
- a CDS encoding PAS domain-containing protein yields the protein MIDPAAPLDAASLRFNATGAADGPDPHSPVLLALLRYWQSKRHADGRLPGRSDLDPLELRSLLPHVYLIDVLPGEVPGRWRFGVRLLGEKHVEVYGSGLVGKVIDDVFPAAVAAEFNRLYATVVRRRGPVVNRGRVSWIRNKEWLEYEGMHAPLASDGVTVDCIFGTGAFVGLD from the coding sequence ATGATCGATCCCGCTGCCCCGCTGGATGCGGCAAGCCTGCGGTTCAACGCCACCGGCGCCGCCGACGGACCTGACCCGCACTCGCCGGTCCTGCTGGCGCTGCTGCGCTACTGGCAATCCAAGCGTCATGCAGACGGTCGCCTGCCAGGCCGCAGCGATCTCGATCCGCTTGAGCTGCGCAGCCTGCTGCCACATGTCTACCTGATCGACGTGCTGCCCGGTGAAGTGCCGGGTCGCTGGCGCTTCGGCGTGCGCCTGCTCGGTGAGAAGCATGTCGAGGTTTATGGTTCAGGCCTGGTCGGCAAGGTGATCGACGATGTGTTTCCTGCCGCCGTGGCGGCCGAGTTCAATCGGCTTTACGCGACCGTGGTGCGGCGGCGCGGGCCGGTCGTCAATCGCGGCCGGGTCAGCTGGATCCGCAACAAGGAATGGCTGGAATATGAAGGGATGCATGCGCCGCTGGCCAGCGACGGCGTAACCGTCGACTGCATCTTCGGCACCGGCGCGTTTGTCGGACTGGATTAA
- a CDS encoding type II toxin-antitoxin system VapC family toxin, with protein MRLLLDTNVLIQSIAGALRPDVMDMLDDPANELFVSHVSLWEIAIKSGLGKLRVPDDLDVQVEQLGIIELPLSRPHLAAYRELPLLHRDPFDRMLVTQARIENLILVTSDRQLAEYDVTVLPA; from the coding sequence ATGCGGCTGCTTCTCGACACCAATGTGCTGATCCAGAGCATCGCCGGCGCGTTGCGACCGGACGTGATGGACATGCTGGACGACCCGGCGAACGAGTTGTTTGTAAGTCACGTCTCGCTATGGGAAATCGCCATCAAGTCTGGCTTGGGTAAACTGCGCGTGCCTGATGATCTCGACGTTCAGGTCGAACAACTGGGCATCATCGAACTCCCGCTCTCCCGGCCACATCTTGCGGCTTATCGCGAGTTGCCCTTGCTACATCGCGACCCGTTTGACCGGATGCTGGTTACCCAGGCCAGGATCGAGAACCTGATTCTTGTCACCAGCGACAGGCAGCTGGCCGAATATGACGTCACGGTGCTGCCAGCATGA
- a CDS encoding SDR family NAD(P)-dependent oxidoreductase has translation MSFDLSGKHAVVIGGGSGIGKSIAEGLGKAGARLTLAGRRRDVLEGAAVAFSKAGIAAGVDAVDANDTTQLAAFAARAQKTAPVDILVNAQGVMTLKPAEEFTPDDFDRIMTTNTKSVFFACQEFGKLMLARGRGSIVNIASLASFRGFARNAVYTISKHGVVALTETLASEWAARGVRVNAIAPGFFVTDLNRTTLVDERRNKAESRTPMGRLGETSELAGAAVFLSSPAASYVTGATIPVDGGFLAAGM, from the coding sequence ATGTCCTTCGACCTCAGCGGCAAGCATGCCGTGGTGATCGGCGGCGGCAGCGGCATCGGCAAATCGATTGCCGAGGGCCTGGGCAAAGCTGGTGCGCGTCTGACTCTGGCCGGCCGTCGCCGCGACGTGCTGGAAGGGGCCGCCGTGGCCTTCAGCAAGGCCGGCATCGCCGCCGGTGTGGATGCGGTGGACGCCAATGACACGACGCAGCTGGCTGCCTTCGCGGCGCGCGCGCAAAAAACCGCACCGGTCGATATCCTGGTGAACGCGCAGGGCGTGATGACGCTGAAGCCGGCCGAGGAATTCACGCCGGACGACTTCGACCGCATCATGACCACCAATACGAAAAGCGTGTTCTTCGCCTGTCAGGAATTCGGCAAGCTGATGCTGGCGCGCGGTCGCGGCAGCATCGTCAACATCGCATCGCTGGCCTCGTTCCGCGGCTTTGCGCGCAATGCGGTCTACACGATCAGCAAGCATGGCGTGGTGGCGCTGACCGAGACGCTGGCGTCTGAATGGGCCGCGCGCGGCGTGCGCGTGAATGCGATTGCGCCGGGCTTTTTCGTCACCGATCTCAACCGGACAACGCTGGTGGACGAGCGCCGCAACAAAGCGGAAAGCCGCACGCCGATGGGCCGGCTGGGCGAAACCTCCGAACTGGCCGGCGCTGCCGTGTTCCTGAGTTCGCCGGCGGCCTCTTACGTGACCGGCGCAACGATTCCGGTCGATGGCGGCTTCCTCGCCGCCGGGATGTAG
- a CDS encoding Tim44/TimA family putative adaptor protein yields the protein MGDGFQFLDILLLGAIAGFIALRLRAVLGQRTGHEQKRRRPGFADKDGAAKDGESAEDNVVALPRRDAPEAAPADPVQEAALAPLRAVDPDFDAAEFIGGAKAAYEMVVTAFAAGDKDTLRPLLSREVFNDFAGAIDERAKRGETMETTFVGLRGIAITETQVNNRIAEVTVKFESELISVTKDAQGHVVGGHANSVDQVTDIWTFARDTRSRDPNWTLIATSAPN from the coding sequence ATGGGCGACGGTTTCCAGTTCCTCGACATTCTTCTGCTTGGCGCGATTGCCGGCTTCATCGCACTGCGCCTGCGCGCCGTGCTGGGCCAGCGCACCGGGCATGAACAGAAGCGTCGCCGCCCGGGCTTTGCCGACAAGGATGGCGCTGCCAAGGATGGCGAGAGCGCCGAGGACAATGTCGTCGCCCTGCCGCGGCGCGACGCGCCGGAGGCTGCTCCGGCCGATCCGGTCCAGGAAGCAGCCCTCGCCCCGTTGCGCGCTGTCGATCCCGATTTCGATGCCGCCGAATTCATCGGTGGCGCCAAGGCCGCCTATGAAATGGTGGTGACCGCCTTTGCCGCCGGCGACAAGGACACGCTGCGCCCGTTGCTGTCGCGCGAAGTGTTCAACGATTTCGCCGGCGCCATCGACGAGCGCGCCAAACGCGGCGAAACCATGGAAACCACGTTCGTCGGCCTGCGCGGCATCGCCATCACCGAGACCCAGGTCAATAACCGCATCGCCGAAGTGACGGTGAAGTTCGAGTCCGAACTGATCAGCGTCACCAAGGATGCCCAGGGCCATGTGGTCGGCGGTCATGCCAACAGCGTTGACCAGGTCACCGATATCTGGACCTTTGCCCGCGATACCCGCTCGCGCGATCCGAACTGGACCCTGATCGCCACCTCCGCGCCGAATTGA
- the dnaQ gene encoding DNA polymerase III subunit epsilon, with translation MREIVLDTETTGFKANEGDRLVEIGCIELVNHIPTGRHYHVYINPERGMPEEAFKVHGLSDEFLRDKPLFAAVAQDFCDFIGEDPLVIHNAQFDLGFLNAELARLSGFPHIAMERAIDTVRLARQKFPGAQASLDALCKRFNIDNSARVKHGALLDAELLAEVYLELIGGRQQGLGLVGSADGDAILAAQAPRGPARPVRPHAASAEELAAHSAFVAKLKDALWLKTE, from the coding sequence ATGCGCGAAATCGTGCTCGATACCGAAACCACCGGCTTCAAGGCCAACGAGGGCGACCGCCTGGTCGAAATCGGCTGCATCGAACTGGTCAACCACATCCCCACCGGCCGGCATTATCACGTCTACATCAATCCTGAACGCGGCATGCCGGAAGAGGCCTTCAAGGTGCACGGCCTGTCGGACGAGTTCCTCAGGGACAAGCCGCTGTTTGCCGCGGTGGCGCAGGACTTCTGCGATTTCATCGGCGAGGATCCGCTGGTGATCCACAATGCGCAGTTCGATCTCGGATTCCTGAATGCCGAACTGGCGCGGCTGTCGGGTTTTCCGCATATCGCCATGGAACGCGCCATAGACACAGTGCGGCTGGCGCGGCAGAAATTCCCCGGCGCGCAGGCCAGCCTGGACGCGCTGTGCAAACGCTTCAATATCGACAATTCAGCCCGCGTGAAACACGGCGCGCTGCTCGACGCCGAGCTGCTGGCCGAGGTCTATCTCGAGCTGATCGGCGGCCGGCAGCAGGGGCTGGGCCTTGTCGGCTCGGCCGACGGCGATGCCATTCTGGCAGCACAGGCACCCCGCGGCCCCGCCCGGCCGGTGCGGCCGCATGCCGCCAGCGCAGAGGAGCTTGCTGCTCATTCGGCTTTCGTCGCCAAGCTGAAAGACGCCCTCTGGCTCAAGACGGAATGA
- a CDS encoding GNAT family N-acetyltransferase — MSSPATTPLIIRASEERDITAIAAIYGHHVRHGFGSFEEVPPDAAEMARRRGDILAKDFPYLVAELDGRVVGYAYASAYRPRIAYRFSVEDSIYVSHDAPRKGVGRALLESLMARCAALGYRQMVAVIGDTQNTGSIALHATLGFRVVGTLPSIGFKHGRWVDSVFMQRPLGSGDSTLPNQQPKPD, encoded by the coding sequence ATGTCTTCGCCCGCCACTACACCCCTGATCATCCGCGCCTCCGAAGAGCGCGACATCACCGCGATTGCCGCAATCTATGGCCACCATGTGCGCCATGGCTTCGGCAGTTTCGAGGAAGTGCCGCCCGATGCCGCCGAGATGGCGCGCCGGCGCGGCGATATTCTGGCGAAGGATTTCCCTTATCTGGTCGCGGAACTTGATGGCCGGGTGGTCGGCTATGCCTATGCCAGCGCCTATCGCCCGCGCATCGCCTATCGATTTTCGGTGGAGGACTCGATCTACGTGTCGCATGACGCGCCGCGCAAGGGCGTGGGCCGCGCGCTGCTGGAAAGCCTGATGGCGCGTTGCGCGGCGCTGGGCTATCGCCAGATGGTGGCGGTGATCGGCGACACGCAGAATACCGGCTCGATCGCGCTCCATGCCACACTTGGCTTTCGCGTGGTCGGCACGCTGCCCTCCATCGGCTTCAAGCATGGCCGCTGGGTCGACAGCGTGTTCATGCAGCGCCCGCTCGGCTCGGGTGACAGCACGTTGCCGAACCAGCAGCCAAAACCAGATTAA
- a CDS encoding PAS domain-containing protein translates to MLDDLIQASSYPRLLGTAFLDRCSPPIRRIWDYWDSRRGDQPLPGRRDIDPLSIPADLLPGIMLTEVLREPPWLRYRLVGTAQVALRGRDPTGQPVAGNYMGAHLGVKPDETMLNYRIVIEKRVPVYTYNPVVGMAPDGSSLRQSPLRANSSLLMPLSSDGDSVDMVLCYSELEAP, encoded by the coding sequence TTGCTCGACGACCTCATTCAGGCGTCGTCCTATCCGCGTCTGCTTGGAACGGCCTTTCTGGATCGCTGCTCCCCGCCCATTCGCCGTATCTGGGATTACTGGGACAGCCGACGCGGCGACCAGCCGCTGCCCGGCCGACGCGACATCGATCCCTTAAGCATTCCCGCCGACCTGCTGCCGGGCATCATGCTGACCGAGGTGCTGCGTGAGCCGCCATGGCTGCGCTACCGCCTGGTCGGCACCGCGCAGGTGGCGCTGCGCGGCCGCGATCCGACCGGGCAACCGGTGGCCGGCAACTACATGGGCGCGCATCTGGGCGTGAAGCCCGACGAAACGATGCTGAACTACCGCATCGTCATCGAGAAGCGCGTGCCGGTCTACACCTACAACCCGGTGGTCGGCATGGCGCCCGACGGCAGTTCGCTGCGGCAGTCGCCGCTGCGGGCCAACAGCTCGCTGCTGATGCCGCTGTCGAGTGACGGGGACAGCGTCGACATGGTGCTCTGCTACAGCGAGCTGGAAGCACCCTGA
- a CDS encoding PAS domain-containing protein, whose amino-acid sequence MTRPEQGKSALDDAIRMSTHPRILGPAFLDRCSPRVRRIYEYWDEQRGDRAMPARRDIDPLSIPRDLLPGIVLTEVLREAPWLRYRLVGTAQVALRGRDPTGQPVDGNYLGAHQGLPGDNVILNYRIVIEKKTVVYVYNPLPGPAPGGSSLTQRIVRGNGTVLMPLSNDGDSVDTVFCFSDLDQP is encoded by the coding sequence ATGACCAGACCAGAGCAGGGAAAGTCCGCGCTGGATGATGCGATCCGCATGTCCACGCATCCGCGCATTCTCGGACCAGCTTTTCTGGACCGGTGCTCTCCGCGCGTGCGCCGCATTTACGAATACTGGGATGAGCAGCGCGGCGACCGCGCCATGCCGGCGCGACGCGACATCGATCCGTTGAGCATTCCGCGCGACCTGCTGCCGGGTATCGTACTGACCGAGGTACTGCGCGAAGCGCCCTGGCTGCGCTATCGCCTGGTTGGCACCGCGCAGGTGGCGCTGCGCGGTCGCGATCCGACCGGCCAGCCGGTGGACGGCAATTATCTCGGCGCGCATCAGGGGCTGCCGGGCGACAACGTGATCCTGAACTATCGCATCGTCATCGAGAAGAAGACGGTGGTGTATGTCTACAATCCGCTGCCCGGACCGGCGCCGGGCGGCAGTTCACTGACCCAGCGCATCGTGCGCGGCAACGGCACGGTACTGATGCCGCTGTCGAATGATGGCGACAGTGTCGATACGGTGTTCTGTTTCAGCGACCTGGATCAGCCGTAA